From the Oleiphilus messinensis genome, one window contains:
- the menB gene encoding 1,4-dihydroxy-2-naphthoyl-CoA synthase encodes MKYGLTEAQLTAPITWRTSELEFEDILYHKAEGIAKITINRPEVHNAFRPITVMEMSQALNDARYDESIGVIIFTGAGDQAFCSGGDQSIRGEAGYQGGKGVQHLNVLDLQRQIRTCPKPVVAMVAGYAIGGGHVLHVVCDLTIAADNARFGQTGPSVGSFDGGFGSSYLARMVGQKKAREIWFLCRQYSAEEALDMGLVNTVVPIQQLESETVRWCREMLQNSPLALRCLKAAMNADCDGQTGLQELAGNATMLFYMTEEAQEGRNAFMEKRPPRFSDFKRRP; translated from the coding sequence ATGAAATACGGATTGACCGAGGCGCAGTTGACCGCGCCTATTACCTGGCGGACAAGTGAATTGGAGTTTGAGGATATTCTCTACCATAAAGCGGAAGGTATCGCCAAAATCACAATTAACCGCCCCGAAGTACATAATGCCTTTCGACCCATAACCGTAATGGAAATGAGTCAGGCGCTGAATGATGCTCGTTATGATGAAAGTATCGGAGTTATCATTTTTACCGGTGCGGGTGATCAGGCCTTTTGTTCTGGTGGGGATCAGTCTATTCGTGGTGAAGCAGGATATCAGGGTGGTAAAGGCGTGCAGCACCTGAACGTTCTGGATCTGCAGCGGCAGATTCGCACTTGTCCCAAGCCTGTTGTTGCCATGGTGGCCGGTTATGCGATTGGTGGCGGGCATGTTCTGCATGTTGTCTGTGACTTGACCATTGCCGCAGATAATGCGCGCTTCGGGCAGACCGGGCCTTCTGTTGGCTCTTTTGATGGCGGTTTTGGTTCCAGTTACCTGGCACGGATGGTTGGCCAGAAAAAAGCCCGGGAAATCTGGTTCTTGTGTCGGCAGTATAGTGCCGAGGAAGCGCTTGACATGGGCTTAGTTAATACCGTGGTTCCAATCCAGCAACTGGAGTCGGAAACAGTACGCTGGTGTCGTGAAATGTTACAGAATTCACCATTAGCCTTACGCTGCCTGAAAGCGGCCATGAATGCGGACTGTGATGGTCAAACCGGTCTGCAAGAGTTGGCGGGCAATGCCACGATGCTGTTTTACATGACCGAAGAAGCGCAGGAAGGGCGAAATGCGTTCATGGAAAAGCGTCCGCCGCGGTTTAGTGACTTCAAACGTCGCCCCTGA
- a CDS encoding dipeptidase gives MLKKFLMIVLVIVGLCAVVFFGFVPEFLDDRMNRHIANERVLPTPDVQAMHQQLFVSDLHNDALLWGRDLRKRNAIGLTDIPRLQDGNMALQGFSVVTKTPFGLNIERNDDKSDMIFWGGMAQAWPVAALGSLLQRALMMAEKLETLSRHDPAVYFVKSRADLSEFIAQRQRNPKLVAGWLTLEGAQALEGNLDNLEKLYAAGYRMIAPTHFFDTAISGSAHGINKGGLTELGRKWVAEMEARFMIIDLAHASHATIDDVLAMARRPVIVSHTGVKGTCANNRNLSDEHIKAIASGGGIIGIGFWPTAVCGESVSDIARAIIYTAELVGAEHVALGSDFDGAVASPVDGSQLSHLTEALLNAGMSQADLARVMGENLKQFLLDQLPHG, from the coding sequence ATGCTAAAAAAGTTTTTGATGATTGTTTTGGTCATTGTGGGTTTGTGTGCGGTAGTGTTTTTCGGGTTTGTTCCGGAATTTCTGGATGACCGGATGAATCGCCATATCGCTAATGAGCGCGTGTTACCCACGCCGGATGTGCAAGCTATGCATCAACAGTTGTTTGTTTCTGATCTTCATAATGATGCACTGCTGTGGGGGCGGGATCTACGCAAGCGGAATGCCATCGGGCTAACCGATATTCCCCGGTTACAGGACGGTAATATGGCACTTCAGGGTTTTTCGGTTGTAACCAAAACTCCGTTTGGCTTGAACATTGAGCGCAACGACGATAAATCCGACATGATCTTCTGGGGCGGTATGGCGCAAGCCTGGCCTGTGGCGGCGTTGGGCAGTCTGTTGCAGCGCGCTTTGATGATGGCTGAAAAACTGGAGACCCTGAGTCGGCATGATCCCGCTGTATATTTTGTTAAATCCCGGGCGGATTTGAGTGAGTTTATAGCGCAACGTCAACGTAACCCGAAGCTGGTAGCAGGGTGGTTGACGCTTGAAGGGGCCCAGGCTTTGGAAGGGAATCTGGATAATCTCGAGAAATTGTATGCTGCTGGATATCGTATGATTGCGCCGACACATTTTTTTGATACGGCAATTTCTGGATCAGCCCATGGTATCAACAAAGGCGGACTGACTGAGTTGGGGCGAAAATGGGTTGCTGAAATGGAGGCCCGATTCATGATTATTGATTTGGCCCATGCCTCCCATGCGACAATTGATGATGTGCTGGCGATGGCGCGTAGACCGGTGATCGTGTCCCATACCGGCGTAAAAGGAACCTGTGCCAATAACCGAAACCTTTCCGATGAGCATATTAAAGCCATTGCGTCCGGTGGTGGCATTATCGGCATTGGTTTCTGGCCGACGGCAGTGTGTGGCGAGTCAGTGAGTGATATTGCCCGGGCGATTATCTACACGGCGGAGCTAGTCGGTGCTGAGCATGTTGCGCTGGGGTCAGATTTTGATGGGGCGGTGGCGAGTCCCGTGGACGGAAGCCAATTGAGTCATTTAACGGAAGCATTGTTAAATGCGGGTATGAGTCAGGCTGATCTTGCGCGGGTTATGGGGGAGAATTTGAAGCAGTTTCTGTTGGATCAATTACCCCATGGCTGA
- a CDS encoding AMP-binding protein, which translates to MADVIKVSDRLPELNGCPVRSGAQRFGDVCCIEEPQRSWSYTELDREVEALVQNLVKAGVKPGHRLIYDGVELVRELTFCFACIRIGATFVPINPRFPLRYKQQLVESVQPNWKVTDELVSACPHTIGSEPAGVVTGIFTSGSSGMPKLAMHTLENHFYSALGSQSVLPLYPGCRWALTLPLFHIAGVALVFRCLWFGATIVIPEDRAISPEWLTQCLISHVSLVATQLVRWKETCNPNFLVNHLKRLSGLLLGGSMIPSPVLQWLVDVRIPAWISYGLTEMSSQVMTGPVNPDGVLQILLPYRDIKVSEHCEICVRGKTLFAGYYENGRISRPGRDKASDDGWFTTGDLGILIEGNLQVLGRRNNQFISGGENVLPEQVESVMCSVFNLKECYVVARDDAEFGHRGVCFLFQDDLSEDARLHFRARLKADLPSYAIPVALYDLTDAYGKNCLPGGLKISRKALVELLYSGQAKPVC; encoded by the coding sequence ATGGCTGATGTAATCAAGGTTTCAGACCGGCTGCCTGAGCTTAATGGTTGTCCTGTGCGCTCGGGTGCCCAGCGCTTTGGTGATGTCTGTTGTATTGAAGAGCCACAGCGTAGTTGGTCTTACACCGAGCTGGATCGGGAGGTTGAGGCTCTGGTTCAGAATCTGGTCAAAGCCGGTGTGAAACCGGGTCACCGCCTGATTTATGATGGCGTGGAATTAGTCCGCGAGCTCACATTTTGTTTCGCCTGCATTCGGATCGGGGCCACGTTTGTGCCGATTAACCCCCGATTTCCCCTGCGATACAAGCAGCAGCTAGTAGAAAGCGTGCAGCCGAACTGGAAGGTTACGGATGAGCTGGTCTCTGCGTGCCCTCACACCATTGGAAGTGAGCCAGCGGGCGTGGTTACCGGGATATTTACGTCTGGTAGTTCGGGTATGCCAAAGTTGGCAATGCATACGCTCGAAAATCATTTCTACAGTGCATTGGGCAGTCAGAGTGTGTTGCCACTGTACCCCGGTTGCCGTTGGGCCTTGACCTTGCCTCTCTTTCACATTGCGGGTGTGGCACTGGTTTTTCGTTGTTTGTGGTTTGGTGCGACAATTGTTATTCCCGAAGATCGGGCCATCTCCCCGGAGTGGTTAACCCAGTGTTTAATTTCTCATGTCTCTTTGGTCGCGACACAATTGGTTCGCTGGAAGGAGACCTGTAATCCCAACTTCCTGGTTAATCACCTTAAGCGCCTCTCAGGGCTGTTGCTTGGTGGAAGTATGATACCTTCACCTGTTTTGCAATGGTTAGTCGATGTCCGCATTCCTGCCTGGATCAGCTACGGTTTAACAGAGATGAGCTCTCAAGTCATGACCGGGCCAGTAAATCCTGATGGCGTGTTGCAGATACTGTTACCTTACCGGGACATAAAGGTTTCGGAACACTGTGAAATTTGTGTACGGGGCAAAACCCTGTTCGCAGGATATTACGAAAATGGCAGGATATCCAGACCAGGCCGAGACAAGGCTAGTGATGATGGATGGTTTACCACTGGTGATTTAGGGATTTTGATTGAGGGTAATTTACAGGTTCTAGGGCGGAGGAATAACCAATTTATTTCCGGCGGAGAGAATGTCCTGCCTGAGCAGGTTGAATCGGTTATGTGTAGCGTATTTAACCTGAAAGAATGTTATGTCGTAGCCAGGGATGACGCTGAATTCGGACACCGAGGTGTGTGTTTTCTGTTTCAGGATGATTTATCGGAGGATGCCAGATTACATTTTAGGGCAAGGTTAAAAGCAGATTTGCCGTCCTACGCCATTCCGGTAGCGCTATACGATTTAACGGACGCGTACGGCAAAAACTGCTTGCCTGGCGGGCTTAAAATCAGTCGGAAAGCCCTTGTAGAACTGCTTTATTCAGGTCAGGCAAAACCTGTCTGTTGA
- a CDS encoding transposase: MTLPRNRLVSVADTPYYHIVSRCVRRTFLCGVDHHTGQSFEHRRQWIEDRIRLLSSLFTIDICAYAVMSNHYHIVIKLNPGEAKSWSQDEVLNRWCALFKGPLIVQKYLRGDNLDTAEHNTLDTLVKLYRERLSDLSWFMKCLNEPIARKANREDDCTGHFWEARYRSQALLTEEALLSCMAYVDLNPVRAAIADTPETSDHTSLKERARPSFNPEKAIQSQLSESALLSFNTPIKPLLHFEETVKGSDQVGLFLTWQDYLQLVDFTGQALHPSKRGSISEQLPPILCRLGLADHDWITRSTHFESIYEQRYSRRKLQKFRTLAA; encoded by the coding sequence ATGACTTTACCCAGAAACCGCCTGGTATCGGTAGCCGATACGCCCTACTACCATATTGTCTCCCGTTGCGTGCGCCGAACTTTCCTTTGCGGAGTGGATCATCATACCGGTCAAAGTTTTGAACACCGCCGGCAGTGGATCGAAGACCGGATACGGTTGCTCTCCTCTCTCTTCACCATTGATATTTGTGCCTATGCCGTGATGTCAAATCACTATCATATCGTGATCAAATTGAATCCGGGTGAAGCAAAGAGTTGGTCGCAGGATGAGGTGTTGAATCGGTGGTGCGCGCTTTTCAAAGGCCCATTGATCGTACAGAAATACCTCCGTGGCGATAACCTGGATACGGCAGAACACAATACATTAGATACGCTGGTAAAACTGTATCGGGAAAGGCTTTCAGACCTGAGCTGGTTTATGAAATGCCTAAACGAACCCATTGCTCGCAAGGCCAATCGAGAAGATGACTGTACGGGGCATTTTTGGGAAGCACGATACCGCTCACAGGCGCTGTTGACAGAAGAAGCGCTGTTGAGCTGCATGGCCTACGTTGACCTCAATCCAGTACGCGCTGCAATTGCTGATACACCCGAGACATCTGATCATACGAGCCTGAAAGAACGCGCACGCCCATCATTTAATCCGGAGAAGGCAATACAAAGCCAGCTTTCAGAAAGCGCCTTACTCAGCTTTAACACCCCTATTAAACCCCTGTTGCACTTCGAAGAAACCGTTAAAGGGTCTGATCAAGTCGGTTTGTTTTTAACCTGGCAAGATTACTTGCAACTGGTGGATTTTACCGGACAAGCTCTGCATCCTTCGAAACGCGGCAGTATATCAGAGCAACTTCCACCTATTCTCTGTCGTCTGGGCCTAGCCGATCATGACTGGATAACCCGATCAACACACTTTGAATCGATTTACGAGCAGCGGTATTCAAGGCGAAAACTCCAAAAATTCAGGACTCTCGCCGCCTGA
- a CDS encoding LLM class flavin-dependent oxidoreductase — translation MKFGVHFQLGQIPGQSLTKLYENAIEQAVLAEKLGFESIWPVEQHFTPSISTIACPMMLLSAIAARTNQIRLGTGVTLLPLHHPLRVAEEIATLQLISKGRVEFGFGRGGLPDHFIHFGVNQSENRQRMIESLEIIQLALSSETFSYRGDYYTLENVSLSPGLGTYPIPPFRAAANSPDTVKQMAEMGYPIFCASHINPFPTISSLYETYQAHALKAGNSLEHLDFNLISPIYTAQSTDEIRSALNASLDNMKAVAIEKVAPVWPGVKPGGKNASHKPSIQEYIEAMSFERLNVDCALFETPARCIERLKTIQSELQLSRFICWFNPGGLVEHEAILDAMHLFAEEVIPAF, via the coding sequence ATGAAGTTTGGCGTACATTTCCAACTGGGCCAGATTCCTGGTCAATCACTCACTAAATTGTATGAAAATGCAATTGAACAAGCCGTATTGGCGGAAAAACTGGGCTTCGAATCAATTTGGCCAGTAGAACAACACTTCACACCGTCAATTTCCACCATCGCATGCCCTATGATGCTTTTGAGCGCTATCGCCGCGCGAACAAACCAGATCAGATTAGGTACAGGCGTCACCTTACTTCCACTTCACCATCCTTTACGGGTGGCGGAAGAAATCGCGACACTGCAATTGATCAGTAAAGGTCGAGTGGAATTCGGCTTTGGTCGGGGCGGTTTACCAGATCACTTCATTCATTTCGGTGTTAATCAAAGCGAAAATCGGCAACGAATGATTGAGTCTCTGGAAATCATCCAGCTCGCGCTGTCCTCGGAGACCTTCTCTTATCGCGGCGATTACTACACATTGGAAAACGTCAGTCTCTCACCTGGACTGGGTACCTATCCCATTCCGCCGTTTCGCGCAGCTGCGAACAGTCCGGACACCGTAAAACAAATGGCAGAAATGGGTTACCCTATTTTCTGTGCGAGCCATATCAACCCGTTTCCAACCATCAGCTCGTTGTACGAAACTTATCAGGCCCATGCGCTCAAAGCTGGCAATAGCCTTGAGCATCTCGATTTTAACTTGATCAGTCCGATCTACACCGCCCAATCCACTGACGAAATACGCTCAGCATTGAATGCATCACTGGATAATATGAAAGCCGTTGCAATCGAAAAAGTGGCACCGGTATGGCCTGGGGTTAAACCCGGTGGCAAAAACGCCAGCCATAAACCCAGTATTCAAGAATACATTGAAGCCATGAGTTTTGAACGGCTCAACGTTGACTGCGCACTCTTTGAAACGCCCGCGCGGTGCATTGAGAGACTCAAAACAATTCAATCGGAATTGCAGCTTTCACGCTTCATTTGCTGGTTCAATCCGGGTGGACTTGTGGAGCATGAGGCAATACTGGATGCTATGCACTTATTTGCCGAAGAAGTGATTCCAGCGTTTTAA
- the menC gene encoding o-succinylbenzoate synthase, which translates to MKSAYLYRYRIPLYPELRLSKSITLRNREGLLIRLIEDGREGWGEVAPLPSFSPETLREVELLMPTLLQALLAQHSLLASPADSSHEVQVLVSNTSGLPASIQFGISCALRELQCGVMGVEETPYHRNTPVFLVDGVDFSNAGWSRLVERISFSGSIGAGLQIKLKTGRDALEVDVNRYQRLIETFPGIAIRVDPNRRWSYESTLRFAQHIDQTRLAFLEEPCANMKENACLAQYDGLPIALDESTRETDFTLAAASWAKAIVIKPALQGLITQTETLVKKARALHIIPVFSSSFESSVGWGQVAWLANHHAPEIAPGLDTLSHMQQCVVRKGPVWHDRPVVPREDLSLLWCTD; encoded by the coding sequence GTGAAATCAGCGTATCTGTATCGTTACCGCATTCCTTTATACCCCGAGCTTCGTCTGTCGAAATCAATTACCCTCCGCAATCGGGAAGGATTGCTGATCCGGCTGATCGAAGATGGCAGAGAGGGCTGGGGCGAGGTAGCCCCATTGCCCAGTTTCAGCCCGGAAACCCTGCGCGAAGTGGAGCTGCTCATGCCGACGCTTCTTCAGGCTTTATTGGCGCAGCACTCGCTTCTTGCTTCACCTGCTGATTCAAGCCATGAAGTTCAGGTTTTGGTCTCCAATACATCAGGTCTACCCGCAAGTATTCAATTCGGTATCTCCTGCGCGTTGAGGGAACTACAGTGTGGCGTGATGGGAGTAGAAGAAACGCCCTATCACCGGAATACACCCGTGTTTTTGGTGGACGGTGTCGATTTTTCGAATGCGGGGTGGTCTCGGCTTGTTGAGCGAATCTCGTTTTCCGGATCAATAGGAGCCGGTTTGCAGATCAAGCTCAAAACGGGGCGTGATGCCCTTGAGGTTGATGTGAACCGGTATCAACGCTTGATTGAAACGTTTCCGGGTATAGCCATCCGGGTTGATCCCAACCGGCGCTGGAGCTACGAATCGACACTGAGGTTTGCTCAACATATCGACCAAACCCGGTTGGCCTTTCTGGAGGAGCCCTGTGCCAACATGAAGGAAAATGCATGCCTGGCACAATATGATGGTTTGCCAATTGCGCTGGATGAATCAACCCGTGAAACTGACTTTACGTTGGCGGCAGCATCATGGGCAAAGGCTATTGTGATTAAGCCTGCACTTCAGGGTCTCATCACCCAAACGGAAACACTGGTAAAAAAAGCCCGGGCGTTACACATCATTCCTGTTTTCAGCTCGTCCTTTGAGTCCTCGGTGGGGTGGGGGCAGGTTGCTTGGTTAGCCAACCATCATGCACCCGAAATTGCGCCCGGACTGGATACCCTTTCACACATGCAACAGTGTGTCGTGCGTAAAGGTCCGGTTTGGCATGATCGGCCGGTAGTTCCCCGTGAGGATTTATCACTGTTATGGTGTACAGACTAA
- the menD gene encoding 2-succinyl-5-enolpyruvyl-6-hydroxy-3-cyclohexene-1-carboxylic-acid synthase — translation MRTPNGQNWNKKSEHLWNLFIAVMHFPQYHHSHNDLWARLVLEELYRFGVRACCIAPGSRNTPLTLNAIKVGFDIYRHFDERSLGFFALGLIKTSECPVVVITTSGTAVANLYPAVVEAYQTGMPLIIISADRPPRLHNCGANQSIPQSGIFTHFSPRSINFGCPDPSVSPESILTDIDRVMVDQKPGNGHVTHINMMFDEPLYPESGQDKRDFSGYLSAVNHWCASDNRATFDRIEHGGATDYHTRAVSDSVAHHQLDSFFARPGFVVVGALHCDADVQAVKRLIEELAWPVIVDSQSQLKGMPDTLSSMDLLLAENGDTLLRRYTELSAGECNLLQLGGRLVSKRIQAFIESRPWREFWVVHPGEYPLAPGHNFSAFIASAIPQFCDKALAALANLKSAVGSDARRTTGLSPSLRMTLLRAQAELQGEIRAWLGIPDTLTEVEVFKVLIPRLNSAFNLFIGNSLAIRAFEMIAGVYNYPSSPKLIANRGASGIDGLLAAACGSAMGNGRVTFCVLGDTSLLHDLNSLHWLSKLNVPVIVILLNNGGGGIFHHLPIPDTDLRRDFYTLPHSVNFGAAAQAFAVTHKCVETLSALENELEDVFKSPKHTVLEVRIDPDSSYQQMRTLVERSAYFIRGKTSSDKDVLK, via the coding sequence ATGCGGACGCCGAATGGTCAGAACTGGAACAAAAAATCAGAGCACCTTTGGAACTTATTCATCGCTGTCATGCACTTTCCCCAATACCATCACTCGCATAATGATCTCTGGGCCCGACTCGTCCTTGAAGAGTTGTATCGATTCGGGGTGCGTGCCTGTTGCATTGCACCAGGATCGAGAAACACGCCGCTCACATTGAATGCCATAAAGGTCGGGTTTGATATATACCGTCATTTTGATGAACGCAGTCTTGGCTTTTTTGCCCTGGGGTTGATAAAAACATCCGAGTGTCCTGTGGTCGTCATCACCACTTCAGGGACTGCAGTAGCGAACTTGTATCCTGCGGTCGTTGAGGCGTATCAAACCGGTATGCCGTTAATCATCATCAGTGCAGACCGCCCTCCGAGACTGCACAACTGCGGCGCGAACCAAAGTATCCCTCAGTCGGGTATATTTACACACTTTTCTCCCAGGTCCATCAATTTTGGTTGCCCGGATCCATCTGTCAGTCCGGAATCGATATTAACAGACATTGACCGGGTCATGGTGGATCAAAAACCCGGGAATGGGCACGTCACCCACATCAATATGATGTTTGATGAGCCTTTGTATCCGGAGTCGGGTCAGGATAAGCGTGATTTCTCGGGTTATTTGAGTGCTGTTAATCATTGGTGTGCAAGCGATAATCGTGCGACCTTTGATCGAATAGAGCATGGCGGTGCAACAGACTATCACACCCGCGCGGTTTCGGATTCAGTTGCGCATCACCAGCTGGATTCGTTTTTCGCCCGACCGGGATTTGTTGTCGTGGGGGCACTGCATTGCGATGCTGATGTGCAGGCGGTGAAGCGATTGATCGAGGAATTGGCCTGGCCCGTTATTGTCGATTCTCAATCTCAGTTGAAAGGCATGCCGGATACACTGTCGTCGATGGATCTGCTCTTGGCGGAAAATGGGGACACCTTGCTTCGTCGCTACACAGAATTATCGGCGGGGGAATGTAATTTACTGCAGCTCGGTGGACGTCTGGTTTCCAAACGGATTCAAGCCTTTATTGAATCCCGACCCTGGCGAGAATTTTGGGTCGTGCATCCGGGTGAATACCCGCTTGCACCGGGTCACAACTTCTCAGCGTTTATCGCATCAGCAATACCCCAATTCTGTGACAAAGCCTTAGCCGCACTGGCAAATCTGAAATCTGCGGTCGGTTCCGATGCTCGGCGCACTACAGGATTAAGTCCCTCGCTGAGAATGACGCTATTGCGCGCTCAGGCAGAGTTGCAGGGGGAAATACGGGCGTGGTTGGGGATACCCGATACGCTTACTGAAGTGGAGGTGTTTAAGGTCTTGATACCTCGCCTGAATAGCGCATTTAATCTGTTTATCGGTAATAGTCTAGCCATTCGTGCATTCGAAATGATCGCAGGCGTTTACAATTACCCAAGCTCCCCGAAACTAATCGCGAACCGCGGTGCAAGCGGCATTGATGGCTTGTTGGCTGCAGCCTGCGGATCGGCAATGGGTAATGGGCGAGTGACTTTTTGTGTGCTGGGCGATACGTCATTACTTCATGACCTGAACTCACTGCATTGGTTATCAAAACTCAATGTTCCTGTGATTGTCATTCTATTGAATAATGGGGGAGGGGGAATATTTCACCATTTGCCCATACCGGACACAGACCTACGACGGGACTTTTATACGCTGCCGCACAGCGTAAACTTCGGTGCAGCGGCTCAGGCATTTGCTGTCACCCACAAGTGTGTGGAAACGCTGTCGGCGCTTGAAAATGAACTGGAAGACGTGTTCAAGTCACCAAAACACACTGTGTTAGAAGTCCGCATCGATCCGGATTCCAGCTACCAGCAAATGCGAACATTGGTCGAACGTTCAGCGTATTTTATCCGGGGAAAAACATCATCAGATAAAGATGTCCTAAAATGA
- a CDS encoding IS3 family transposase (programmed frameshift), with the protein MAVRKKYSKEFKLDAISLVIDQGYSKAEAARNLGINPNVLGRWIKEHENDDGHAFRGNGKLTPEQEELRRLREENKRLKMERDILKKGGHLFCHGSKVKYAFITQHKKVWPVGIMCQQLGVTRSGYYSYLQRQDNKPDDPTHSEMIEWIQDIAKSSDDTYGYRRMKTALNVLGYPVGRNKTRKLMKEAGIKVKHKKKYKVTTNSNHKQPVFDNLLDREFAVEQPDQVYASDITYVWTQEGWLYLAVVIDLYSRKVVGWNMSSRMKAQMVCDALKMAVWQRRPEAGLIHHSDRGSQYASRDFRKLLKLHGFKGSMSKKGDCWDNAVVESFFGTLKQERVQWKSYQTRAEAQRDILEYISVFYNNERLHSYLDYRSPVQFEKEMVELRKVA; encoded by the exons ATGGCTGTAAGAAAGAAGTACTCAAAAGAATTTAAATTAGATGCGATTAGCTTGGTAATAGATCAAGGCTATTCGAAGGCAGAAGCGGCAAGAAATCTTGGCATTAATCCAAATGTGCTTGGACGTTGGATTAAAGAGCATGAAAATGATGACGGTCATGCGTTTCGTGGAAATGGAAAACTGACGCCTGAGCAGGAAGAGCTTCGTCGTTTGCGAGAAGAAAACAAACGACTAAAGATGGAGCGCGATATATTAAAAAAAG GCGGCCACCTTTTTTGCCACGGAAGCAAAGTAAAATACGCTTTCATCACCCAGCATAAAAAGGTGTGGCCCGTTGGCATTATGTGCCAGCAATTGGGTGTAACGCGCTCAGGCTATTACAGCTATTTACAGCGTCAAGACAATAAACCTGATGATCCGACTCATTCGGAGATGATTGAGTGGATACAAGATATAGCCAAATCAAGTGATGATACCTATGGCTATCGCAGGATGAAAACAGCATTAAATGTTTTGGGTTACCCGGTTGGCCGGAACAAAACCAGAAAACTGATGAAAGAAGCGGGAATAAAAGTCAAACACAAGAAGAAATACAAAGTAACGACAAACAGCAACCATAAGCAGCCGGTTTTCGATAATCTTCTCGATCGTGAGTTTGCTGTTGAGCAGCCTGACCAGGTCTATGCGTCCGATATCACATACGTCTGGACACAGGAAGGTTGGTTGTATTTAGCGGTAGTGATAGATCTTTACTCTAGAAAAGTAGTTGGATGGAATATGAGCTCACGCATGAAAGCGCAAATGGTTTGTGATGCGCTCAAAATGGCAGTTTGGCAGCGTCGCCCTGAAGCTGGGCTAATACACCACTCTGATCGCGGCTCACAGTATGCCAGCAGGGATTTTAGAAAACTTCTTAAACTACATGGTTTTAAAGGCAGCATGAGTAAGAAGGGTGACTGCTGGGATAATGCCGTCGTTGAAAGTTTCTTTGGCACTTTAAAGCAGGAGCGAGTTCAGTGGAAAAGCTATCAAACAAGAGCTGAAGCTCAGCGGGACATCCTGGAATATATTTCTGTGTTTTATAACAATGAGCGGCTGCATTCGTACCTCGATTACAGAAGTCCGGTACAGTTTGAAAAAGAAATGGTTGAATTAAGAAAAGTAGCTTAA
- a CDS encoding metal-dependent hydrolase encodes MPFTPFHMGPGLLIKALLQSSFSLMVFGWTQIVMDIQPLIVLITGEGHLHGFSHTYIGATLLAVFVAIAGKYLSQLGLWLLKITPSITHIPWWVVLLSAFIGSYSHVLLDSMMHADVQPFFPLTPNNEFLNYVSISTLHKICLYSGLAGATFYYWLNWRTRSKG; translated from the coding sequence GTGCCATTTACGCCTTTTCACATGGGGCCAGGGCTACTGATTAAAGCGCTTTTGCAGAGTAGTTTTAGTTTGATGGTTTTTGGCTGGACACAAATTGTCATGGACATTCAGCCCTTGATTGTGTTGATCACAGGAGAGGGCCATCTACACGGGTTCTCTCATACCTACATCGGCGCAACCTTGCTGGCAGTTTTTGTCGCTATTGCAGGTAAATACTTGTCACAGCTGGGTTTATGGCTGTTGAAAATCACCCCCTCCATTACTCACATTCCTTGGTGGGTGGTTTTACTGAGTGCGTTTATCGGGAGCTATAGCCATGTACTACTGGACAGTATGATGCACGCTGATGTCCAGCCCTTTTTCCCGCTGACACCAAACAACGAGTTTCTGAATTATGTTTCTATTTCAACACTCCACAAAATCTGTCTTTATAGCGGGCTGGCGGGTGCTACGTTCTATTACTGGCTGAACTGGCGCACTCGCAGCAAAGGTTAA